A window from Telopea speciosissima isolate NSW1024214 ecotype Mountain lineage chromosome 8, Tspe_v1, whole genome shotgun sequence encodes these proteins:
- the LOC122672357 gene encoding U3 small nucleolar RNA-associated protein 18 homolog, whose protein sequence is MSLISQNALPKNRVDKVKKQESEEPVFVEGNEATEVTKEPNSAGFKNKKRRKEKNEDRKQLEIEHEKEMNRLENFLFGSLYSPVVYGKEDEEEVRDLTDGDPALFFTDRSADEVVSAYEKEVEFQEESNSEVETREKKPVWVDDEEEKTTVDIVKVNRLRKLRKKDDERLISGSDYVSRLRAQHAKLNPGTEWAQLGPRSSNYGPSDDESDEENGVVIARDYKNIEAHDDILQSNEDLVLKSGAKLLPGLVEHSRLVDANAMDPSNGPINSVQFHRNAQLLLAAGLDRRLRFFQIDGKRNTKIQSIFLEDCPIRRASFLPDGSQVIVGGRRKFFYSVDLVKASVDKIGPLTGREEKSLEVFEVSPDSSTIAFVGNEGYILLVSTKTKELIGTLKMNGTARALAFADDGRQLLSFGGDGHVYHWDLRRRTCFHKGVDEGCVYGSALCTSPNGSLFAAGSESGIVNIYNGEEFLGNKRKPIKTVENITTTVDYLKFNHDAQILAICSTMQKNSLKLIHIPSYTVFSNWPPPNRTLHYPRCLDFSPGGGFMAMGNAAGKVFLYKLHHYQHA, encoded by the coding sequence ATGAGTTTAATTTCTCAAAATGCGCttccaaaaaaccgagttgataAGGTTAAAAAGCAGGAGTCTGAAGAACCTGTATTTGTGGAAGGGAATGAAGCAACTGAAGTTACAAAAGAACCCAACTCTGCTGGTTTCAAgaataaaaagagaaggaaagagaaaaatgaagatcGGAAGCAGTTAGAGATTGAGCATGAAAAGGAAATGAACAGGCTGGAGAACTTCTTGTTTGGGTCTCTGTACTCTCCAGTTGTATATGGAAAGGAAGACGAGGAAGAAGTAAGAGATTTGACCGATGGGGATCCGGCTTTGTTCTTTACAGATAGATCTGCAGATGAGGTTGTGTCAGCTTATGAGAAGGAGGTGGAATTTCAGGAAGAGAGCAATAGTGAAGTGgaaacaagggagaagaaaccTGTATGGGTGGATGACGAAGAGGAAAAAACAACTGTAGATATCGTGAAAGTCAACAGACTGAGGAAATTGAGGAAGAAAGATGATGAGCGTTTGATTTCTGGTTCAGATTATGTGTCAAGGTTGAGGGCTCAGCATGCCAAGCTGAATCCAGGGACAGAGTGGGCCCAACTTGGCCCACGATCAAGTAATTATGGTCCTTCTGATGATGAATCGGATGAAGAAAATGGTGTTGTGATAGCCCGGGATTACAAGAATATTGAAGCACATGATGATATCCTTCAGTCAAATGAAGACCTTGTTCTGAAGAGCGGTGCAAAGTTGTTACCTGGATTAGTGGAGCACTCAAGATTGGTAGATGCAAATGCCATGGATCCCTCCAATGGCCCCATAAATTCAGTTCAATTCCACAGAAATGCTCAGTTGTTACTTGCAGCAGGATTAGATCGAAGGCTAAGATTTTTCCAGATTGATGGGAAACGGAACACTAAGATACAAAGCATCTTCCTCGAGGATTGTCCCATTCGCAGAGCTTCTTTCTTACCTGATGGGTCCCAGGTTATTGTTGGGGGAAGGCGTAAGTTCTTTTACAGTGTTGATCTGGTGAAAGCAAGTGTCGATAAGATAGGACCCTTGACTGGCAGGGAGGAGAAAAGCTTGGAAGTTTTTGAGGTATCCCCTGATTCTAGTACTATTGCTTTTGTGGGTAATGAAGGTTATATTCTCTTGGTTTCAACGAAAACAAAAGAGCTGATTGGCACACTGAAGATGAACGGGACTGCTCGAGCTTTGGCTTTCGCTGATGATGGAAGGCAACTGTTGAGTTTTGGTGGGGATGGACATGTCTACCACTGGGACTTGCGAAGGAGGACATGCTTTCATAAAGGTGTCGACGAAGGTTGTGTTTATGGTTCTGCTCTTTGTACCTCTCCAAATGGAAGTCTTTTTGCAGCAGGTTCAGAAAGTGGGATTGTCAATATTTACAACGGAGAAGAGTTCTTAGGGAACAAGAGAAAACCGATCAAGACTGTCGAGAATATAACTACTACGGTGGATTATTTAAAATTCAATCATGATGCTCAGATATTGGCTATTTGCTCAACTATGCAGAAGAATAGCTTAAAGCTAATTCACATCCCATCTTATACTGTATTCTCCAATTGGCCCCCACCAAACAGGACTCTTCATTATCCTAGGTGTTTAGATTTCAGTCCTGGTGGAGGTTTCATGGCCATGGGAAACGCTGCAGGGAAAGTGTTCTTGTACAAGTTGCATCATTACCAACATGCATAG